A genomic region of Mus musculus strain C57BL/6J chromosome 7, GRCm38.p6 C57BL/6J contains the following coding sequences:
- the Tufm gene encoding elongation factor Tu, mitochondrial isoform X1 yields MAAATLLRATPRFSGLCASPTPFLQGRLRPLKAPASPFLCRGLAVEAKKTYVRDKPHVNVGTIGHVDHGKTTLTAAITKILAEGGGAKFKKYEEIDNAPEERARGITINAAHVEYSTAARHYAHTDCPGHADYVKNMITGTAPLDGCILVVAANDGPMPQTREHLLLAKQIGVEHVVVYVNKADAVQDSEMVELVELEIRELLTEFGYKGEETPVIVGSALCALEQRDPELGVKSVQKLLDAVDTYIPVPTRDLDKPFLLPVESVYSIPGRGTVVTGIEMFHKSLERAEAGDNLGALVRGLKREDLRRGLVMVKPGSIQPHQKVEAQVYILSKEEGGRHKPFVSHFMPVMFSLTWDMACRVILPPGKELAMPGEDLKLSLILRQPMILEKGQRFTLRDGNKTIGTGLVTDVPAMTEEDKNIKWS; encoded by the exons ATGGCGGCAGCCACTCTATTGCGAGCGACGCCCCGCTTCAGCG GTCTCTGCGCCAGCCCGACCCCATTTCTGCAAGGTCGGCTGCGGCCGCTGAAGGCTCCCGCATCACCCTTCTTGTGTCGCGGCCTAGCTGTGGAGGCCAAGAAGACTTATGTACGCGACAAGCCCCATGTGAATGTGGGTACCATCGGACATGTGGACCATGGCAAGACCACCCTGACTGCAGCCATCACGAAAA TTCTAGCCGAGGGAGGTGGAGCTAAGTTCAAGAAGTACGAGGAGATAGACAATGCCCCAGAGGAGCGAGCTCGGGGCATCACCATCAATGCAGCCCATGTGGAGTATAGCACTGCTGCCCGACACTATGCCCACACAGACTGTCCTGGTCATGCAGATTATGTTAAG AATATGATCACAGGCACTGCCCCCCTGGATGGCTGTATCCTGGTGGTGGCAGCTAATGATGGCCCCATGCCCCAGACCCGAGAGCACTTACTGCTAGCTAAACAG ATTGGGGTAGAACATGTTGTGGTGTACGTGAACAAGGCAGACGCTGTCCAGGACTCAGAGATGGTGGAGTTAGTCGAGCTGGAGATCCGGGAGCTGCTCACCGAGTTTGGCTATAAAGGAGAGGAAACTCCAGTCATCGTAGGCTCGGCTCTCTGTGCCCTTGAG CAACGTGACCCTGAGCTAGGCGTGAAGTCAGTGCAGAAGCTCCTGGATGCTGTGGACACCTACATCCCAGTGCCCACCCGGGACCTGGACAAGCCCTTCCTGCTCCCTGTAGAGTCAGTCTACTCTATTCCTG GCCGGGGCACAGTGGTGACAG GCATTGAGATGTTCCACAAGAGCCTGGagagggctgaggcaggggataACCTGGGTGCTCTGGTCCGAGGCTTAAAGCGCGAAGATTTGAGGCGTGGCTTGGTCATGGTCAAGCCAGGCTCCATCCAACCCCACCAGAAGGTGGAGGCCCAG GTTTATATCCTCAGCAAGGAGGAAGGTGGCCGCCACAAACCCTTTGTATCTCATTTCATGCCCGTCATGTTCTCCCTGACCTGGGACATGGCCTGTCGAGTCATCTTGCCTCCAGGGAAG GAACTTGCCATGCCTGGAGAGGACTTGAAGCTTAGTCTAATCTTGCGGCAGCCCATGATCTTAGAGAAAGGCCAACGTTTCACCTTGAGGGATGGCAACAAGACCATTGGCACTGGCCTTGTTACTGATGTACCAGCCATGACTGAGGAGGACAAGAACATCAAGTGGAGCTGA
- the Tufm gene encoding elongation factor Tu, mitochondrial isoform 2 (isoform 2 is encoded by transcript variant 2), with protein sequence MAAATLLRATPRFSGLCASPTPFLQGRLRPLKAPASPFLCRGLAVEAKKTYVRDKPHVNVGTIGHVDHGKTTLTAAITKILAEGGGAKFKKYEEIDNAPEERARGITINAAHVEYSTAARHYAHTDCPGHADYVKNMITGTAPLDGCILVVAANDGPMPQTREHLLLAKQIGVEHVVVYVNKADAVQDSEMVELVELEIRELLTEFGYKGEETPVIVGSALCALEQRDPELGVKSVQKLLDAVDTYIPVPTRDLDKPFLLPVESVYSIPGRGTVVTGTLERGILKKGDECELLGHNKNIRTVVTGIEMFHKSLERAEAGDNLGALVRGLKREDLRRGLVMVKPGSIQPHQKVEAQVRAPVLSGFPCLEAGLVAKPFHPYCFSPLGLYPQQGGRWPPQTLCISFHARHVLPDLGHGLSSHLASREGTCHAWRGLEA encoded by the exons ATGGCGGCAGCCACTCTATTGCGAGCGACGCCCCGCTTCAGCG GTCTCTGCGCCAGCCCGACCCCATTTCTGCAAGGTCGGCTGCGGCCGCTGAAGGCTCCCGCATCACCCTTCTTGTGTCGCGGCCTAGCTGTGGAGGCCAAGAAGACTTATGTACGCGACAAGCCCCATGTGAATGTGGGTACCATCGGACATGTGGACCATGGCAAGACCACCCTGACTGCAGCCATCACGAAAA TTCTAGCCGAGGGAGGTGGAGCTAAGTTCAAGAAGTACGAGGAGATAGACAATGCCCCAGAGGAGCGAGCTCGGGGCATCACCATCAATGCAGCCCATGTGGAGTATAGCACTGCTGCCCGACACTATGCCCACACAGACTGTCCTGGTCATGCAGATTATGTTAAG AATATGATCACAGGCACTGCCCCCCTGGATGGCTGTATCCTGGTGGTGGCAGCTAATGATGGCCCCATGCCCCAGACCCGAGAGCACTTACTGCTAGCTAAACAG ATTGGGGTAGAACATGTTGTGGTGTACGTGAACAAGGCAGACGCTGTCCAGGACTCAGAGATGGTGGAGTTAGTCGAGCTGGAGATCCGGGAGCTGCTCACCGAGTTTGGCTATAAAGGAGAGGAAACTCCAGTCATCGTAGGCTCGGCTCTCTGTGCCCTTGAG CAACGTGACCCTGAGCTAGGCGTGAAGTCAGTGCAGAAGCTCCTGGATGCTGTGGACACCTACATCCCAGTGCCCACCCGGGACCTGGACAAGCCCTTCCTGCTCCCTGTAGAGTCAGTCTACTCTATTCCTG GCCGGGGCACAGTGGTGACAGGTACATTAGAGCGTGGCATTTTGAAGAAAGGAGATGAGTGTGAGTTGCTGGGACATAACAAGAACATCCGCACTGTGGTGACAG GCATTGAGATGTTCCACAAGAGCCTGGagagggctgaggcaggggataACCTGGGTGCTCTGGTCCGAGGCTTAAAGCGCGAAGATTTGAGGCGTGGCTTGGTCATGGTCAAGCCAGGCTCCATCCAACCCCACCAGAAGGTGGAGGCCCAGGTGAGGGCTCCAGTGCTGAGTGGTTTCCCTTGCTTAGAAGCAGGACTTGTAGCTAAGCCATTCCATCCTTACTGCTTCTCTCCTCTAGGTTTATATCCTCAGCAAGGAGGAAGGTGGCCGCCACAAACCCTTTGTATCTCATTTCATGCCCGTCATGTTCTCCCTGACCTGGGACATGGCCTGTCGAGTCATCTTGCCTCCAGGGAAG GAACTTGCCATGCCTGGAGAGGACTTGAAGCTTAG
- the Tufm gene encoding elongation factor Tu, mitochondrial isoform 1 (isoform 1 is encoded by transcript variant 1), whose protein sequence is MAAATLLRATPRFSGLCASPTPFLQGRLRPLKAPASPFLCRGLAVEAKKTYVRDKPHVNVGTIGHVDHGKTTLTAAITKILAEGGGAKFKKYEEIDNAPEERARGITINAAHVEYSTAARHYAHTDCPGHADYVKNMITGTAPLDGCILVVAANDGPMPQTREHLLLAKQIGVEHVVVYVNKADAVQDSEMVELVELEIRELLTEFGYKGEETPVIVGSALCALEQRDPELGVKSVQKLLDAVDTYIPVPTRDLDKPFLLPVESVYSIPGRGTVVTGTLERGILKKGDECELLGHNKNIRTVVTGIEMFHKSLERAEAGDNLGALVRGLKREDLRRGLVMVKPGSIQPHQKVEAQVYILSKEEGGRHKPFVSHFMPVMFSLTWDMACRVILPPGKELAMPGEDLKLSLILRQPMILEKGQRFTLRDGNKTIGTGLVTDVPAMTEEDKNIKWS, encoded by the exons ATGGCGGCAGCCACTCTATTGCGAGCGACGCCCCGCTTCAGCG GTCTCTGCGCCAGCCCGACCCCATTTCTGCAAGGTCGGCTGCGGCCGCTGAAGGCTCCCGCATCACCCTTCTTGTGTCGCGGCCTAGCTGTGGAGGCCAAGAAGACTTATGTACGCGACAAGCCCCATGTGAATGTGGGTACCATCGGACATGTGGACCATGGCAAGACCACCCTGACTGCAGCCATCACGAAAA TTCTAGCCGAGGGAGGTGGAGCTAAGTTCAAGAAGTACGAGGAGATAGACAATGCCCCAGAGGAGCGAGCTCGGGGCATCACCATCAATGCAGCCCATGTGGAGTATAGCACTGCTGCCCGACACTATGCCCACACAGACTGTCCTGGTCATGCAGATTATGTTAAG AATATGATCACAGGCACTGCCCCCCTGGATGGCTGTATCCTGGTGGTGGCAGCTAATGATGGCCCCATGCCCCAGACCCGAGAGCACTTACTGCTAGCTAAACAG ATTGGGGTAGAACATGTTGTGGTGTACGTGAACAAGGCAGACGCTGTCCAGGACTCAGAGATGGTGGAGTTAGTCGAGCTGGAGATCCGGGAGCTGCTCACCGAGTTTGGCTATAAAGGAGAGGAAACTCCAGTCATCGTAGGCTCGGCTCTCTGTGCCCTTGAG CAACGTGACCCTGAGCTAGGCGTGAAGTCAGTGCAGAAGCTCCTGGATGCTGTGGACACCTACATCCCAGTGCCCACCCGGGACCTGGACAAGCCCTTCCTGCTCCCTGTAGAGTCAGTCTACTCTATTCCTG GCCGGGGCACAGTGGTGACAGGTACATTAGAGCGTGGCATTTTGAAGAAAGGAGATGAGTGTGAGTTGCTGGGACATAACAAGAACATCCGCACTGTGGTGACAG GCATTGAGATGTTCCACAAGAGCCTGGagagggctgaggcaggggataACCTGGGTGCTCTGGTCCGAGGCTTAAAGCGCGAAGATTTGAGGCGTGGCTTGGTCATGGTCAAGCCAGGCTCCATCCAACCCCACCAGAAGGTGGAGGCCCAG GTTTATATCCTCAGCAAGGAGGAAGGTGGCCGCCACAAACCCTTTGTATCTCATTTCATGCCCGTCATGTTCTCCCTGACCTGGGACATGGCCTGTCGAGTCATCTTGCCTCCAGGGAAG GAACTTGCCATGCCTGGAGAGGACTTGAAGCTTAGTCTAATCTTGCGGCAGCCCATGATCTTAGAGAAAGGCCAACGTTTCACCTTGAGGGATGGCAACAAGACCATTGGCACTGGCCTTGTTACTGATGTACCAGCCATGACTGAGGAGGACAAGAACATCAAGTGGAGCTGA